One Paraglaciecola mesophila genomic region harbors:
- a CDS encoding EAL domain-containing protein, translating to MILLAKLKQQFSDYFYLRDDNVTLTNVEAWRISALRIMLVSIILLCAIFVIQSAWRSVIERVAYVIPMALVFYIALSSLLLISRRFYTFSAYCLIGLIIVAAVCFNATHQHQVLSMLGPIVMYSTPFVAFILLGWKVGVLCILLNIGPLYVLINQLTLADYISPLPVQEHANYYLHVILFVFFNVCIPLAIARSSIAAKRGNEFNIERNNVLHYQTQLYRALFEEAQTAKIIMDKKRRIIEVNDAAQTLLLSSLPKNWEGHDIESVFPELPMDSSKQVVNRTIGAKMKVFELSLRSINDEQHTMITIQDVSAKALLHKTLAVQTQVRQRQKLYDESAGLPNRQWLENKIALNDDQTSGRLLVCAIKINNAHFIEQKYGFLYLPKILKKIADTLNHNVGQRSFIAVLDKYTLGVALTIIDSQKAKNAIDQIVASIPRNIAFQEHTIHIDLKAGVATNQADVSVSQLINNALHAVTVNDALINYYETGSHQRFIEHQEIGILLNEALTNEELYVDYQPKVRGDGTLIGMEALLRWNSPVIGRVSPGVFIPIAEQSGLVLKLTHWLIKHVCAQLKEWQDQGLQPLPVAINISGPDLDQSDFKRYLINCVVEHDIKPQLLELELTESAKTHNIPDAIATVRYLASFGFCITLDDFGVGYSGLSKLTNFPVQRVKIDRQFIKNIQRDNKNAQVVEAIVAMCRVFKIDVLAEGVEDLREVDCLLAMGCASFQGFAFAKPMGKELISKLLNTSLMPNLKLPLTPQTASLMRTSP from the coding sequence ATGATATTACTCGCCAAACTCAAACAACAGTTTTCCGATTATTTCTATCTGAGAGATGACAATGTGACGCTAACAAACGTTGAGGCATGGCGCATTAGCGCTCTAAGAATTATGTTGGTGTCTATTATTCTTTTGTGCGCGATTTTTGTTATCCAAAGCGCATGGCGCAGCGTGATAGAGCGAGTGGCTTATGTGATCCCTATGGCATTGGTGTTCTATATTGCCCTAAGCAGTTTGTTACTAATTTCACGACGCTTCTATACGTTTAGCGCATATTGCTTAATTGGCTTAATTATTGTTGCTGCGGTCTGTTTTAATGCCACTCATCAACATCAAGTCCTGTCTATGCTTGGTCCTATAGTCATGTACTCCACACCGTTTGTAGCCTTTATACTGTTAGGGTGGAAAGTAGGAGTATTATGTATTTTACTCAATATAGGCCCTTTATATGTACTGATTAATCAACTAACCCTGGCTGATTACATCTCGCCACTTCCTGTACAAGAACACGCAAACTATTATCTGCATGTCATATTATTTGTGTTTTTCAATGTGTGTATTCCCCTTGCGATCGCACGCTCCAGTATAGCTGCCAAAAGAGGCAATGAGTTCAATATTGAGCGAAACAATGTACTGCACTACCAAACTCAACTTTATCGAGCATTATTTGAAGAAGCGCAAACAGCGAAAATTATTATGGATAAAAAGCGCAGAATTATAGAGGTAAACGATGCGGCCCAGACATTACTTCTATCTAGCTTGCCTAAAAATTGGGAAGGGCATGATATAGAAAGTGTGTTTCCTGAATTGCCCATGGATAGTTCCAAACAGGTTGTGAACCGCACCATAGGTGCAAAAATGAAAGTGTTTGAGTTAAGCCTAAGATCAATTAATGATGAACAACATACTATGATCACAATTCAAGATGTTAGTGCCAAGGCGCTGCTGCACAAAACACTCGCGGTGCAAACCCAGGTAAGACAACGACAGAAACTGTATGACGAAAGTGCCGGTTTACCAAATCGACAATGGCTTGAAAACAAAATAGCCCTAAATGACGACCAAACAAGTGGGAGATTGTTGGTTTGTGCGATTAAGATTAATAATGCTCACTTTATTGAACAAAAATACGGCTTTTTATACCTCCCGAAAATTCTCAAAAAGATAGCCGACACACTAAATCACAATGTTGGGCAGCGTAGCTTTATCGCCGTGTTAGATAAGTACACGCTAGGAGTAGCGTTAACGATTATTGATTCCCAGAAAGCGAAAAATGCCATCGACCAGATTGTGGCCTCTATCCCACGAAATATAGCGTTTCAAGAGCACACTATACATATTGATCTTAAGGCTGGGGTTGCAACGAATCAAGCTGACGTGAGCGTGAGCCAGCTTATCAATAATGCGTTACACGCTGTTACGGTGAATGATGCGCTTATTAACTACTATGAAACCGGAAGTCATCAGCGATTTATCGAGCATCAAGAGATCGGCATTTTACTAAACGAAGCACTGACAAATGAAGAACTGTATGTTGACTACCAACCAAAGGTCAGGGGTGATGGCACACTTATCGGTATGGAAGCACTATTGCGCTGGAATTCGCCTGTAATCGGTCGCGTATCGCCAGGGGTATTTATTCCTATTGCTGAGCAATCCGGCTTAGTACTAAAGCTCACTCACTGGTTAATCAAGCATGTCTGTGCTCAGTTAAAAGAATGGCAGGACCAAGGGCTACAGCCCTTGCCAGTAGCGATTAATATCTCAGGACCTGATCTCGACCAATCAGATTTCAAACGGTACTTGATAAATTGCGTGGTCGAGCATGATATTAAACCACAGTTACTCGAACTCGAACTCACTGAGTCAGCTAAAACACATAATATTCCAGATGCCATCGCGACGGTGCGATACCTAGCCAGTTTTGGATTTTGTATTACCCTAGATGATTTTGGAGTCGGCTATTCAGGTCTTTCAAAATTAACCAATTTCCCTGTGCAACGTGTCAAAATCGATCGTCAATTCATTAAAAATATTCAACGCGATAACAAAAATGCGCAAGTTGTTGAAGCCATCGTGGCCATGTGTCGGGTATTTAAAATTGATGTATTAGCCGAAGGTGTCGAAGATTTGCGCGAGGTTGATTGTCTTTTAGCAATGGGGTGCGCTAGTTTTCAGGGCTTTGCTTTTGCAAAGCCTATGGGTAAAGAGCTTATCTCCAAGCTCCTGAACACGAGTCTCATGCCAAACCTCAAGCTACCCCTAACGCCTCAAACTGCCAGTTTAATGCGCACCTCCCCATAA